In Streptomyces sp. NBC_00341, the DNA window CCACCAGCACCGGAATCGCCATGGCGGCCTCTGCTGTCACCGCTCCCCTGTCACTCCACGGCTCCACCGGCCCGAATCGTTCCCGAGGCCCCTCCAAGACCGCCGCGCCGCTCTCAGAACTTCGCATCAAGGGCGTCCTTCAGCAGTGACTGCAACTGCGCCATGACCGGTGCGCTGGTGACCACCTTGTAGAGCACCGCAGCGAACGCGCAGGCGGCGATCGTCCCCACCGCGTATTCGGACGTCGTCATACCCCTGTCAGTCCGGGTCGCGCGCATCAGACTCCGTACCCAAACCATCATTTTCTGCTTCATTTCAACCCCCGTGAGATAGCTTTCTACCTGAATTGAGCTACTGATCTCATTAGCCTTTTTTGCCGCTTCAGTGGTTCAGCAGCCCCGTCGCCAGACCGATCACCACCGGCGCCACCCCCACCATGAGAAAGGCGGGAAGGAAGCAGAGCCCGACGGGCGCGGTGATCAGAACGCCGGCCCTCTGCGCACGCGCCACCGCCGCGCTCGACCGCTCGGCCCGCATCGCTTCGGCCAGCCTGGAAACCGGCTCCGCCGCCGGAGCGCCGGTCTCGGCCGCCCGGTCCAGACAACGGGCCAGCGCGACGGCACCCGGTATCTCCCCGAACCTCCCCCAGGCGACGGCGGGGTCCCCACCGAGCCGGATCTCCGCCGCCGTCCGCGCCAGTTGCTCACCGACCGGCCCGCCCAGCGACTCCCCCACCGCCTCTGCCGCCTCTCTGGGACCGGCTCCGACGGAGATACAGGCCGCCAACAGGTCAGCGGCCAGGGGAAGCTGGCGTACGACCTCTGCGGCATTCACCGGCTCCTGGGCGCACGGCGCTCTTCCCGCCCGAGCCCGCTGCCACCGCCAGACGCCGTACCCCGCCGCCAGGCCAACGGCCCAGCCCCATAGGCCGCCCACCAGAATCCAGCCCGCCGGCACGGCCCCCAGCACCGCCGCCCACCGCCCGGCCGGGGCACCAGCGACCCATCGGCCGAGCCACCCCGGAACCCGGCCGGCAGCAGCGACCCCGACGCGAGGACGTACCGGCCCCCGCTCATCCACCGCCAGAATCACCGCGCCCCTGCGCCGTACCCGCCGCCCGGTCCGCCGACGGGTCAGGGCAAGCGCCAACTGGACGCACAGCCAGGCCGCCACCCCGACAACCCACACCCGGTGGACGGCGCCACCGGACACGGCGCTCACAGGGCTTCTCCCGCCCTGACGATCCGGCCGGACCAGAGCAGACCGGCCGCTTCCAGCGAACCGCCCAGTACCAAGCACACCAGCCCGGCCGTACTGTGCAGCAGCACCTTCAACGGGTCTGCGCCGAGCGCGGCTCCGAGCCCCATGCCCAGCACGGGCAACACAGCCAGCACCGCGACCGTCGACCAGGCTCCTGCCAGTTGCGCACGCAACTCCTCCCTGCGACGCCGCTCGGCCCGCAACGAGGCCTCCAGCCGGTCCAGACCGGCCGCGAGTCCGGCCCCGCCGTCCACCGCCACCCGCCAGCACGCGGCCATTCCGGCGAGCCCGTCCAGGCCCGGTTCGCACGCCGCCTGCCCCAGCGCGCCCGGGACATCTCCCCCGAACTGCGCCGCGGCCGACACCCCCGCCTCGGCCTCGCCCATCACGCCCGTTCCGCGGACCGCGACAAGGAGTGCCTGCCCCGGTTCACGGCCGGCCCTCAGCTCACCCACCACCGCACCGCACAGCGTCACCACCCCGTCGGCCCGGCGCTCCCGGTCCTTGCGTGACTCCCTCCTGCGCAGCCATCGCCGCACCAGCGGCACCGCGACCGCCCCCGCGGCCACCGGCAGCACGGACTCGCCGAGGATCCCCAGAACCAGAGCCACCGGCAGGCACAGCAACTCGCGCCGTCCGCCCAGCCACGCCTGGAGCCGCCTCCGGCCGCTCTCCCAGCGCTCCGCAAGGGGCGAGTCGGCAGCAGCCCCAACGGCTGGCAACGCCCTTGCCCTCCAACTTCCTTGGCCTCGGCCCGCCACCATCAGCCAGGCCGCCGCTCCCAGGCACAGCGCCGCCGCGTGCACCGCCTCCGGCATCCCCACCGCCGGAATCCCCAACTCCCTGCCGCCTGTCACAGCACACCTCCGATCAATGACCGCAACCTCTCCCAGCCCCGCTCCCGTTCGAACCCGGCAGTACCCCACCTCAGCGCCGGAACGGTCACCACCAGCCCCGCCGCATCGCGTTCCAGCACGTGGATCTCGGCGATCCGCCGCCGCCCGGCCCGGTCCCGCACGAGATGAACCACCACGGACAACGCCGCCGCCAACTGACTGTGAAGCGCTGTCCGGTCCAGCCCCGCCGCCGTCCCCAACGCCTCCAGCCGGGCAGGGACATGCTCGGCCGCGTTCGCGTGAAGCGTCCCTGAGCCGCCTTCATGGCCGGTATTCAACGCAGCCAGCAACTCCGTGACTTCCGCACCCCGCACCTCCCCGACCACCAGCCGGTCGGGCCGCATGCGCAGGGCCTGTCGCACCAGGTCCCGGAGCGTCACCCGCCCGGCGCCCTCCTGGTTGGCAGGACGCGATTCCAGCCGAACGACGTGCGGATGGTCCGGACGCAGCTCGGCGGAGTCCTCTGCAAGCACAATCCGCTCCCGCTCCCCCACCACACCCAGCAGGCTCGCGAGGAGCGTCGTCTTCCCCGCCCCCGTTCCCCCGCTGATGAGGTAGGAGACCCGGGCCTCCACCAGAGCCCGCAGCACCCGGTCGCCGCCGGGGGGAACCGTCCCCGCCGCGACCAGCTCGCTCAGTGAGAAGGCCTTGGGCCGGACCACCCGCAACGACAGACAGGTCGATCCGACCGACACCGGCGGCAGCACGGCGTGCATCCGGGTCCCGTCCGGAAGCCGCGCGTCCACCCAGGGCTTGGCATCGTCCAGCCGCCGCCCGGCCACGGCGGCGAGCCGCTGCGCGAGCCTGCGCACCGCCGCCGCGTCGGTGAAGGTCACCCCGGTCAGTTCGAGCCCGCGACCCCGGTCCACCCACACCCGGTCGGGCGCGGACACCAGTACGTCGGTGACCGCCGGATCGGCGAGGAGCGGCTCCAGAACTCCGGTCCCGACCAGCTCACCCCGCAACTCATCTGCCGCACAGAGCACTTCGGCGTCGCCGAGCAGTCGCCCCTGCGCCCGCAATGCGGCCGCGACCCCGGCCGGGGTCGGCGCCGCTCCGCTCTGCGCAAGCCGCTGGCGGACGGCGTCGAGCAGTGTCTCGGTCATGAGGCACCTCCAGCAGCCGGGCCCACGGCACCCTCACCGGCGAGCGCCCGGTCCCAGAAGGCCGAACAGAACCTGGCAAGCGGTCCGCGAGCGTTCCCGCCGGGCGGCTCCCCCGCGTCCTGTTCAGCCAGCAGCCCTTTCTCCAGGGGAAGTTCACCGGCAAGTGGCAACCCCATGGCGTGCGCCACCCACTGTTCGTCGAGGCCGGACGCGTACGGACCGCGCGCCACCACCCGGAGGTCGTCGAGCACCATCCCCGCCATCGACGCCACGCGTTTCGCCGCCGCGACCGCCCGCAGCTCCCCCGGCACCACCACGAGCCCGAGATCCAGTTGCGCAAGGACCTCGGCCACCGACTCGTCGACACGACGCGGCAGATCGACGACCACCACTCCGCCAAGCCTCCGCGCGGCGGCCAGGACCGCCTGCATCGCCTGCGGCGGGATGACCACCCAGTCGTCACGGCCCCAGCTGAGCACCCTCAGCCCATGCAGCGCGGGCAGCGACTCCTCCAGGGCCCCGCCGCCGACCCGCCCCTTGGAATGGGCGAAATCAGGCCACCTCATACCCTCTGCCCGTTCGCCGCCGAGCAGCACGTCGATACCGCCGCCCAGCGGATCGCCGTCGATCAGCATGGTCCGCCGCCCACTCCTCGCCGCAGTCACCGCCAGGGCGCAGGCAAGCGTGGACGCACCGGCGCCACCCCGGCCGCCGATCACTCCGACGGTGAGCGCCGGCCTGCCGACGCCTTCTGTCGCGTTGGCGATCTGATCGACCAGCCAGTTCTCCGAATCGGGCAGCCGCAGCACGTACTCGGCCCCGATCTCCACGGCCCGGCGCCAGACGTCGGGCGCGTCCCGGTCGCGGCCGACCAGCATCACGCCCCGCCTGCGGGCCGCTCCCAGGCAGCGCTGCGCCGCGTCGTCACCGACGAGAACCATGGGGGCCCGCTCCCAGCCCCCTCGCCGGTCCGGCAACGTGTGGTGGACCTCGGGCTCCGCGCCGGCGGCCGCGCACAGCCTCAGCAGATCGTCGAGCAGATCCACATCCTCGGTCACGATCAGCGGTCCGCCGCACCTCGGACCGACGGCCTTCAAACGATCCCGTGCGCTGGATTCAGCCACGCTCCCAACCCCCTTCTTCACTCACCTTCACCGCGGTTCGCGGCGATCTCGGCATGTTCCGAGAACGGTGATTCCGGAACCCGTGGACTTCGCGGGTGGAATCACGGTGCAGCGCTTCAGGAAATCGTGTGGATCTTGCTCAAAAACTGTGGACAACTCTGCCGTTGTGAATATCCCCGTCGCTCGAACCGGCGACTTCCGGAGAGCATCCCTTCCATCACGCACCGTGACCATGCATGCTGATGTGAGTGCAGCCCGATGGCCGGCCGCAACGGCCGAGAAGGAGGAGAAATGCGTGATTCCGAGCGGCAGAAATGCGTCCGGACATGCGACGACCCCCGCCGGGGGGGAGAGCGGGGGTCGTCCCCACGGCCGACTCGGGGGGGGGGGGGGGGAGGAGCCGGACCGGGTTAGCACGGTCGCGAACGATCCGTGACTTCCATGGTGTACCCGAGCACCTTCTCAGGCAAACCCAAGCGCCGGAGTTTACGCCGAATGGCGGGCCCCTATGCTCTGCCTTGTGGAAAACTGCTTCTTGCCGCGCACAGCAGCCTTCTTTGACCTGGACAAGACGGTCATTGCGAAGTCTTCGACACTGACCTTCAGCAAGTCCTTCTACCAAGGCGGGCTGATCAACCGCCGTGCCGTACTGCGCACTGCGTACGCACAGTTCGTGTTCCTTGCAGGGGGCGCAGATCACGACCAGATGGAGCGGATGCGCGAGTACCTGTCAGCGCTCTGCAAAGGCTGGAACGTCCAGCAGGTGAAGGAAATCGTCGCCGAGACCCTGCACGATCTGATCGACCCGATCATCTATGACGAAGCGGCGACGCTCATCGAGGAACACCACACCGCAGGACGCGACGTCGTGATCGTCTCGACCTCCGGCGCCGAAGTCGTCGAACCGATCGGCGAGCTGCTCGGCGCCGACCGCGTCGTCGCCACGCGCATGGTCGTCGGTGACGACGGGTGCTTCACGGGCGAGGTGGAGTACTACGCGTACGGACCGACAAAGGCGGAGGCCATCAAGGCACTCGCCCTGTCCGAGGGCTACGACCTCGCGCGCTGCTACGCCTACAGCGACTCCGCGACCGATGTGCCGATGCTGGAGTCGGTCGGCCATCCGCACGCGGTGAATCCCGACCGCGCCCTGCGCCGCGAGGCGACCCTCCGCGAGTGGCCGATTCTCGTCTTCGACCGTCCCGTCCGGCTCAAGCAGCGACTTCCCGCCTTCTCACTGCCACCGCGCCCGGCGCTCCTGGCGGCGGCCGCGGTGGGCGCGGCGGCCCTCACCGCCGGAGTCGTCTGGTACACCTCCCGCCGGCGCACCGCTGCGGCGTCCGCGTGACCATGGCCCGCCCCCAAATGAACCCCACGCCCAATTGAACCAACTCGTCCGTAATTGAACCTAAAAGTAAAGAAGTGCCGCCACCACTACCGCTCCACCGGCCCCAGGAGTACAAAGGATTCAACGGCCCGCGAGACCAAGGACATCCGTGAGGATGACCTGTCACGCAGACAAGGCCCCACGGACCGCGCATGAAAGCCGGGCACCCACGCGACGTCGACCCGTCGATTACGGGCCAGCCGCACCAGGGACGGGCAAAGCACCCGACCTGATGGGCATATATCGAGGACGCTTGGTAACTGGGTGGACATGCCAGCGGCGGTACCGAGGACGGTACCGCCGCAACCCATTTCACCAGGCGCCGCCAGACGTCAGGCCGCCGAGGATCTCCCGGCGCCCCACCGTTCAAGCAGCCACCCAAGCGACTGCTACGCGGCGCCGCGCTGGAGCGCTTCGCAGACCGCAGTCGACTCCCTGACGCCGAGTTCCACCGCGCGCCCGCAGTGCGCGATCCAGGCCGCCATACCTTCCGGCGTTCCGGACAGATACCCCTCGAAAGCCGCCACGTAGGCCGCCCGCCCCTGCTCGGCATGGCCGACCTCTGCCGGACAGATCGACTTGGGGTCGAGCCCGCTCCCGATCAGCACGACCCGCTCGGCGGTCCGCGCGACCAGGCCGTTGTACCCACCGAAGGGGCGCAGCGCCAGCAGCTCACCGTGCACGACCGCGGCCGTCACCAGCGCAGGCGCGCCACTCCCCGAAAGAATGAGCCCGCTGAGCCCTTCCAGCCGGCCCGCCACCTCGTCAGCGTCGGGTAGCGGCGCTTCGATCAGCGGCTCGTCCACCGGCTCGCCCGCCAGCCGGGGCCGCCCGACGGCATCCTCAGGTGCCGCACCGCCCGCCGCCACCAGATGCAGCCTCGCCAGCACACGCAACGGCGACTGCCGCCAGATGGAGAGCAGCTGCCCCGCCTCGGCGGTCAACCGCAGAGCAGCTCCGACCACACGCGCTTCGCTGTCCCCGGTGAAGTCGGTACGCCGGCGCACCTCTTCCAGGTTCCAGTCGGCGCCGGAGAGCGCAGCCGACCCGCGGGCGCCCCGCAGGGCCGCCTCCGAGGTGACCTCGATACTGCGGCGCCGCATGACGCGGTGACCGTAGACGCGGTCGACAGCCTTGCGTACGGAGTCCACCGCGTCCGTCACGCCCGGCAGCGTGCCCAGGGTGGCGAGCGGGTCCGAGGAAGTCGTACTCATAAGTAGCGAGGCTACGCGCCCCCTGCACACCTGCCGCCCCTGAGTGGCCTTCTTCACGAAGTGTGAGAACGGATAGCAATCGAGCCACTACCCTAGGTGAACATGAAGATCGCTTTCGTAGGGAAGGGCGGCAGCGGCAAGACCACGCTGTCCTCGCTCTTCATCCGCCACCTTGCCGCCAATGAGGCCCACGTCGTCGCGGTGGACGCCGACATCAACCAGCATCTCGGGGCCGCGCTCGGCCTCGACGAGGAGGAGGCCGCAGCGCTGCCCGCGATGGGAGCGCAGCTGCCGCTGATCAAGGAGTATCTGCGCGGCAGCAATCCCCGCATCGCTTCCGTAGAGACGATGATCAAGACCACCCCGCCCGGCGAGGGCTCACGGCTGCTCCGTGTGAGCGAGGACAACCCGGTATACGACGCGTGCGCCCGCACGGTCGGGCTCGACGACGGGGACATCAGGCTGATGGTCACCGGGCCGTTCACAGAATCGGATCTGGGCGTGGCCTGTTACCACTCCAAGGTCGGCGCGGTCGAGCTATGCCTCAACCATCTCGTCGACGGCCCGGAGGAGTACGTCGTCGTCGACATGACCGCCGGCTCGGACTCCTTCGCCTCGGGGATGTTCACCCGGTTCGACATGACGTTCCTGGTCGCGGAGCCGACACGCAAGGGAGTCTCGGTCTACCGGCAGTACAAGGAGTACGCGCGTGATTTCGGGGTCGCGCTGAAGGTCGTCGGCAACAAGGTGCAGGGCGAGGACGACCTGGAGTTCCTGCGGGCCGAGGTCGGCGACGATCTGCTGGTCGCTGTCGGCCATTCCGACTGGGTGCGGTCCATGGAGAAGGGCCGCCCCGCCCGTTTCGAGCTGCTGGAGGCGGACAACCGGATGGCCCTGCAGGCCCTGCAGAACGCGGCGGAGGACTCGTACGGACAGCGCGACTGGGAGCGCTACACACGGCAGATGGTGCATTTCCATCTGAAGAACGCGGAGAGCTGGGGCAACGAGAAGACAGGGGCAGACCTGGCCGCCCAGGTGGACCCCGCATTCGTGCTCGCCGAGCATCACGTCCGGGCCGGGGCGGCCCAGCCCGCCTGATCGGACGGCGCCCTGACCGATACGGGTACGGGCACCCCCAGAAATGGCCTGCCGGTGCCGGGCGGGCGGATTCCGGTCCGTCCGGTCCTGGCAGGCTTCGTTCGTCAGTGCCCGGCGGCCGTCTTCGCGGCGGGCTTGTCCTTGGCCTGGCTCGCGATCCCGTCGAGGAAGGACGTCCAGCTCTTCGCGGGCGCCTCACCGACCTTCAGCGTTCCGAGCTTCGCGAGCGTCGCCGGATCCTGCCCGTCCAGCCAGTCCGCCAACTGCTTGAAGGACACGCAGCGCACGCCTTCCTTGGTGCAGACAGTCTTGATCGTCTGCTCGATGGCGCGCATGTACGTGCCACCGTTCCAGGATTCGAAGTGGTTGCCGATGATCAGCGGGGCACGGTTTCCGTCGTACGAACGGTCGAAGGCCTGGAGCAGACCGTCCCGCATCTGGTTGCCCCAGTACTCGTGCTGGTCCGGGTCGCCCTGCGTCGTACCGGACTGGTTGAACATGAAGTTGTAGTCCATCGACAGGGTCTCGAACTCACGCCCCGGCACCGGGACGAGCTGCATCGAGAGGTCCCAGATGCCGCTCTTCTTCTTCGGCCAGACCTGGTCGTTGACACCGCTGGAGTCGTAGCGGAAGCCCATCGAGCGGGCGGCCGCCACCATGTTCTTCTGCCCCTCCAGACAGGGAGTGCGACCGCCGATGAGCTCCTTGTCGTAGTCGAAGGGCAGCGGCTTCATGCCCTTGAGCTCAGGATCGTTCGACTTCCAGCCCTTCACGAAGGACTTCGCCTGGTTGATCTCACTCTTCCACTCGGCAACTGACCAGGTGCCGACGCCGCCGTCCTTGCCGCAGAAGTGGCCGTTGAAGTGGGTGCCGATCTCGTTGCCATCCAGCCAGGCACCGCGGACCTGAGTGAGGGTGTCCCGGATTCCCTTGGTGTCGTTGAAGCCGATGTCGGAGCTGCCGGCGTTGTGCTTGGGCGGGTCGTAGAGCTTCCGCTTCGCTTCCGGCAGCAGGTACACACCGCTGAGGAAGTACGACATGGTCGCGTCGTACTTCTTGCCCACATCCCGGAAGTGCGAGAAGAGCTGCTGGCTGTCCTCCCCCGCGCCGTCCCACGAGAACACCACGAACTGCGGCGGCTTTTGACCGGGGGCCAGCCGCTGCACGGCGGGCTGCTTCGGCTGGACGCCGGTGAAGGACGTGGAACCGTCGCCGATGAGCCGGAACACACTCTTGGGAGCCTCACCCGCAGCCTTCTTCTCCACCCCGGCCGCACCGTTCGCACCACCGCCACCACCGGCGGCGCTGCTTGCAGCTCGGGGCCCGGACGCGCCCGAACCGTGGGGCGCCCCGGAGCAGCCGGCCACTCCCGCGACCAGCGCAACGGTCACGGCGCCCAGAGCGATCCTCTTCGTGGCGGCCAACATCCGCCCACCCTCTTCCTTCTCTTCCGTGCAGGTCTGATTGCGCTGAAGTGCCGACATGGCGCGGTCAAACTCGCACGCGTCGCACACAAATCCGCGCGACAGGCCGAATGAAAAGCTGCCTATTCACTGGAATGGGTGGTTAGATGGACCATTTGCCCTCAACCATGGACACAGATCTTTACTCTCCATTACGATCTGTTTACCGAGAGTTGAGATATCCCGCCGCTGCACGCCGTGACCCACGGCCGCGTCCCACGTTCCGCGACCGCGCTGCCCCGGAGGAGACGGGAAACATGTCTGCCTGCGTCCCCACTCGTCATGACCACTCATCCAGCAGCTCGCAACCTCCCCGGTCATCGGGGATCAAGCGACCTCACAGTCCGCCACCGCCGCATCGCGGCGGACGATTCCGTATCGCGGGCGCCGACGTGTCCGCATCGATCACTGTCTTCCTTCTCGCCATCCCTATGTCGCTCGGCCTGGCCGTCGCCATGGATGCCCCGCTGGAAGCCGGCCTCATCTCCGCCGCGGTCGGCGGAATCGTCGCCGGTCTGCTCGGGGGCACCCCGCTCCAGGTCTCCGGGCCGTCCGCCGGACTGACCGTGGTGACAGCCGAGTTGATCCAGGTCTACGGCTGGCGCACCACCTGCGCGATCACCATCGGCGCGGGTCTGCTGCAGATCCTGCTGGGCTCGCTGCGTGCCGCCCGCAGTGCGCTCGCCGTCAGCCCGGCCATCGTGCACGGCACACTCGCCGGCATCGGTGTGGCCATCGCACTCGCTCAGCTGCACATCGTGCTGGGCGGTTCACCGGAGAGCTCTGCCGTCTCCAACGCACTCACGCTGCCCGCCCGATTGGAACAGGTGGTCCCGGCCGCACCGCTGATCGGCGGTCTGACCGTGGTGATTCTGGTGCTGTGGCCCCGGATTCCGGGGCGGCCAGGCCGCATCATGCGACGGGTCCCGGCAGCTCTGGTGTCCGTGGCCGCCGCCACCGCTGTGGCGGCCTTCGCGGCACCGTCGATCGCACGGGTCGATCTGCCTTCCTGGCGTTCGCACGCCCTGCCCGAAATGCCACAGGGGCCTGTACTCGGCCTGGCCACAGCCGTGTTCACCATGATGCTGGTGGCGAGCCTGGAATCTCTTCTCGCCGCCGTAGCCGTGGACAAACTGGCCGCGGACCGAAACAGCGAGCGGACGGCCGATCTTCCCGAGCCCGGCTCGGGCCCGACGGCCTCGCCCCCTCTGAAGCGCTCCGACCTCGACCGGGAACTACGCGCACAAGGCATCGCCAACGCGGTGTCGGGGCTGCTGGGCGGCCTCGCGGTCTCCGGCGGCGCGGTGCGCAGTTCGGCGAACGTACGGGCCGGGGCGACCAGTCGCGCCTCCACCGTGCTGCACGGTGTCTGGGTGCTGCTCGCCACCGGTCTGCTGGTCACCGCGCTGGAATGGATCCCGCTGGCCGCCCTCGGCGCGCTCGTGATGGTGGTCGGCATCCAGATGGTGAACTTCGCGCACATCCGCAACGTCCACAGGCACCGCGAATTCCTGGTGTACGGGGCGACGATCAGCGGGGTACTGCTCTTCGGCGTCCTCAAGGGCGTGGCGATCGGGATCGCGGTGGCGGTGGCGGTCGCCCTGCACCGACTGGCGCGGACCAGGATCACCGTGACCGAACAGGACGGCCGGCATCTGGTCGTGGTACGGGGACAGTTGACGTTCCTCGCGGTGCCGCGGCTCAACCGGACCCTGGGTCAGCTGCCCCAGGACGCGGACGTGCTCGTCGAGCTGGACGGTTTCTTCATCGATCACGCGGCGTACGAGATGATCCAGGACTGGGGCAATGCCCACGCCGCCCACGGCGGCCGGGTCGTCTTCGCCGGCAGGTCCGGCGGCCGGATCGCCGAGCCCGCCTCCGCCGCGCACTCCTGCTGCCGGCCCTGGACACCGTGGCGCAATCACCACTGCCACGACGGGCCCGATCCCGCCGGACTCGCCGCGTACGCCGGATCAACCGAACCGGCAGGAACGATCACCGACCCCGGCCCCGCGCCCGCCACAGGAGCGACGGACAACCCCGCACCGCTCCACCCCGGCCCCATCCCCACCCCGCCCCCGTCGGGCGGCACGGACAGTACTGGCGGTACTGGCGGTACTGGCGGCACCGACAGCACGAACATCACCGGCGCCGCCCCCGACGGGCTTTCCCACTCAGGCACCCAGCACTCAGGCACCCAGGGCGCGGGCACCCAGCCGCCGCCCGCCCCTCCGGCCGACTACACACCCGATCACGACGCTGCCCCAGCACGCCGGACCGGCGGGCAGCGACTGGTCAGCGGCCTCAGCTCGTTCCAGCGCAATACCGCACCCCTGGTTCGTGAGGAGCTGGCAAGGCTGGCCAGGGAGGGCCAGCGCCCCTCGCAGCTGTTCATCACCTGCGCGGACTCCCGCCTGGTGACGAGCATGATCACGGCAAGTGGTCCGGGTGACCTGTTCACCGTACGGAACATCGGAAATCTGGTGCCGCCGCCGCATTCCGAGAGAGGTGACGACTCGGTGGGCGCGGCGATCGAGTACGCGGTGGATGTGCTGGGGGTGGAGTCCATCACCATCTGCGGGCACTCCGGCTGCGGCGCGATGAACGCCCTGCTCGGCGCGGGGCCCGACACCCCGGACACCCCTCTGTGGCGGTGGCTGCGGCACGGCGTGCCCAGCCTGAAGCGGATGGCCTCCAAACGACACGCCTGGGCCCGGATCTCGGGCCGGCTGCCCGCCGATGAGGTGGAACAGCTCTGCCTCACCAATGTCGTCCAGCAACTGGACCATCTGCGGGCCCACGGATCGGTGGCCCGACGCCTCGCGGAAGGCACACTCCAGTTGCACGGCATGTACTTCCACGTGGCCGAGGCCCAGTCGTATCTGCTGACCGAGGGAATCGGCGCGGGCCACGGGCTCGACGAGGTATTCGACCGGGTCGGGCCCTCTGCCCCGTACGATCCGTATGAACCGGCCGAGTTGGCGCGTACCGGCGCCTGAACCGGGTACACCTCGGGTCCGTGAGACCGTGTGGGTCCCGCCTCCGCAGCGCCGTGCACCCTGCACCACCGCACGGCACCCCAGCATTCTGCTCCACCCCGCCGCGGGGGCGGGACCGTGCCTCCATACACGAAACACAGGTCTAAACCAATTCCTGGCAGACACTTGTCACCCGGCCTTTGGCCTGATGAGCTATGCCCCGGGACACAACGGACACCCTGGGACTGGGAGAAGTCGTGAGCAACGAAAGCCTGGCCAACCTGCTCAAAGAGGAGCGGCGGTTTGCACCGCCTGCCGATCTGGCCGCGAACGCCAACGTCACAGCCGAGGCGTACGAGCAGGCCGATGCGGACCGGCTGGGCTTCTGGGCCGAGCAGGCCCGCCGCCTGACCTGGGCCACGGAGCCGACCGAGACGCTCGACTGGAGCAACCCGCCCTTCGCGAAGTGGTTCGCGGACGGCAAGCTCAACGTCGCGTACAACTGCGTGGACCGCCACGTCGAGGCGGGCAATGGCGACCGCGTCGCCATCCACTTCGAGGGCGAGCCCGGCGACAGCCGCGCGATCACCTACGCAGAGCTGAAGGACGAGGTCTCCCGCGCCGCCAACGCGCTCACCGAGCTCGGTGTCGGCAAGGGCGACCGCGTCGCCGTCTACCTGCCGATGATCCCCGAGGCCGCCGTCGCGATGCTGGCCTGCGCCCGCATCGGCGCAGCGCACTCGGTGGTGTTCGGGGGGTTCTCCGCGGACGCGATCGCGACCCGTATCCAGGACGCGGACGCGAAGGTCGTCATCACCTCCGACGGCGGATACCGCCGTGGGAAGCCCTCCGCGCTCAAGCCCGCGGTCGACGAG includes these proteins:
- a CDS encoding bifunctional SulP family inorganic anion transporter/carbonic anhydrase, translating into MSACVPTRHDHSSSSSQPPRSSGIKRPHSPPPPHRGGRFRIAGADVSASITVFLLAIPMSLGLAVAMDAPLEAGLISAAVGGIVAGLLGGTPLQVSGPSAGLTVVTAELIQVYGWRTTCAITIGAGLLQILLGSLRAARSALAVSPAIVHGTLAGIGVAIALAQLHIVLGGSPESSAVSNALTLPARLEQVVPAAPLIGGLTVVILVLWPRIPGRPGRIMRRVPAALVSVAAATAVAAFAAPSIARVDLPSWRSHALPEMPQGPVLGLATAVFTMMLVASLESLLAAVAVDKLAADRNSERTADLPEPGSGPTASPPLKRSDLDRELRAQGIANAVSGLLGGLAVSGGAVRSSANVRAGATSRASTVLHGVWVLLATGLLVTALEWIPLAALGALVMVVGIQMVNFAHIRNVHRHREFLVYGATISGVLLFGVLKGVAIGIAVAVAVALHRLARTRITVTEQDGRHLVVVRGQLTFLAVPRLNRTLGQLPQDADVLVELDGFFIDHAAYEMIQDWGNAHAAHGGRVVFAGRSGGRIAEPASAAHSCCRPWTPWRNHHCHDGPDPAGLAAYAGSTEPAGTITDPGPAPATGATDNPAPLHPGPIPTPPPSGGTDSTGGTGGTGGTDSTNITGAAPDGLSHSGTQHSGTQGAGTQPPPAPPADYTPDHDAAPARRTGGQRLVSGLSSFQRNTAPLVREELARLAREGQRPSQLFITCADSRLVTSMITASGPGDLFTVRNIGNLVPPPHSERGDDSVGAAIEYAVDVLGVESITICGHSGCGAMNALLGAGPDTPDTPLWRWLRHGVPSLKRMASKRHAWARISGRLPADEVEQLCLTNVVQQLDHLRAHGSVARRLAEGTLQLHGMYFHVAEAQSYLLTEGIGAGHGLDEVFDRVGPSAPYDPYEPAELARTGA